A stretch of the Nitrospirota bacterium genome encodes the following:
- a CDS encoding prepilin peptidase, producing the protein MNTVILYLFIFVLGSLIGSFLNVCIYRLPRNQSIVLPSSKCPSCDNPIQPYDNIPILSYLLLGGKCRNCRATIGFRYPLVEFLNASLYVFIVWRFGIGVHTLFYFLFCSALIAITFIDLDFQIIPDRITLPGIPIGLIAGSFLMPDPFLRYTLLGFKSSAIGFLAGGGLFYAIAVLSRGGMGGGDIKLMAMVGSLLGWKAVLSTTFFGSLTGAVVGIFMMVMKGKGRKTKIPFGPFLALGALVSLFYGQEILFWYLRR; encoded by the coding sequence ATGAATACTGTCATCCTTTACCTGTTCATCTTCGTTCTCGGTTCCCTGATCGGCTCATTCCTGAATGTCTGCATTTACCGGTTGCCCAGGAACCAGTCGATTGTGCTGCCGTCTTCAAAATGCCCCTCCTGTGACAATCCGATCCAACCATACGACAATATCCCGATCCTGAGTTATCTGCTGCTCGGCGGGAAATGCAGAAATTGCAGGGCAACAATAGGCTTCAGATACCCGCTGGTAGAATTCCTGAATGCTTCATTATACGTCTTTATTGTATGGAGGTTCGGGATAGGGGTCCATACCCTTTTTTATTTTCTCTTCTGTTCGGCGCTCATTGCCATCACCTTTATCGACCTGGATTTCCAGATCATTCCTGACAGGATCACCCTTCCCGGCATCCCGATCGGTCTTATCGCAGGGTCATTCCTGATGCCCGATCCGTTTCTGCGGTACACGCTTCTCGGGTTCAAATCGTCCGCAATCGGTTTTCTTGCCGGCGGCGGGCTTTTTTACGCGATTGCCGTACTCAGCAGAGGCGGCATGGGAGGCGGAGACATCAAACTTATGGCAATGGTCGGGAGCCTCCTGGGATGGAAAGCGGTGCTCTCGACAACCTTCTTCGGCAGCCTTACGGGAGCTGTCGTCGGGATTTTCATGATGGTGATGAAGGGCAAGGGAAGAAAAACAAAAATCCCGTTCGGACCTTTCCTCGCGCTCGGCGCCCTTGTAAGTCTTTTCTACGGCCAGGAGATTCTTTTCTGGTATCTCAGGAGGTAA
- a CDS encoding ATP-binding protein, with the protein MDSGLIFFYSIVFLIILVASFLVLRILLRFYRTKKNLEQQDVSRVGFVVDTFHDLVSQLKEKEKELETLRNRAEDRATAIEGYNENILQSVPSGVISFDEEMKITKVNSAAEKILEIDGETVAGKLHSDILSKPITDFLTERKVIERGEISYLTPSGKKIWLGLTLSPLKDKGGTIIGQILIFTDLTHLKAIESQIELRNRLSSLGEISAGIAHEMRNPMAVIAGYTKILSRKADSSLKPTVEAILKEIAVMDRIISDFLSFAKPVDLNPTRIDLKAIIETCVSSIAGTRSDIALNVAIGSIPAFKGDEVLMRQAFINIIQNAAEAMPQGGKLIIKASPLPVSSGNFFDILIIDTGHGISENVRGKIFLPFFTTKEKGTGLGLAIVHKIVVSHGGSISFLSTDKGTTFRIRLPAAA; encoded by the coding sequence TTGGATTCCGGCCTGATATTTTTTTATTCGATCGTTTTTCTGATCATCCTTGTTGCGTCTTTCCTCGTCCTGCGGATTTTGCTCAGGTTTTACCGTACAAAAAAGAATCTGGAGCAGCAAGATGTTTCCAGGGTGGGTTTTGTCGTGGATACCTTCCATGACCTTGTATCCCAGCTGAAAGAGAAGGAAAAGGAGCTCGAAACACTCAGAAACAGGGCTGAAGACCGGGCAACCGCCATCGAAGGATATAATGAAAACATCCTGCAGAGCGTTCCGAGCGGTGTCATCAGCTTTGATGAGGAAATGAAAATCACGAAGGTCAATTCCGCTGCCGAAAAGATTCTTGAAATCGATGGAGAAACAGTTGCCGGAAAGCTCCATTCAGACATCCTGAGCAAGCCGATCACTGACTTTCTGACCGAAAGAAAGGTCATTGAACGGGGCGAGATAAGCTACCTGACTCCTTCAGGGAAAAAGATCTGGCTTGGACTCACGCTCTCTCCACTGAAAGACAAGGGGGGAACAATAATCGGCCAGATACTCATTTTCACGGACCTTACCCATCTTAAGGCGATTGAATCCCAGATCGAACTCAGGAACCGTCTGTCGAGCCTCGGAGAAATTTCTGCCGGGATCGCACACGAAATGAGAAATCCGATGGCGGTCATTGCTGGGTATACCAAAATCCTTTCCAGAAAAGCGGACAGCTCTCTGAAACCTACGGTTGAGGCCATATTGAAAGAGATCGCGGTCATGGACAGGATCATATCCGATTTCCTCTCCTTCGCAAAACCGGTTGATCTTAATCCAACCCGGATTGATCTCAAGGCGATAATAGAAACCTGTGTTTCCTCGATTGCCGGTACACGCAGCGATATTGCGCTCAACGTTGCCATCGGTTCGATCCCTGCCTTTAAGGGCGACGAGGTGCTCATGCGTCAGGCGTTCATCAATATTATCCAGAACGCTGCTGAAGCGATGCCACAGGGAGGAAAACTCATCATAAAGGCTTCACCGTTGCCGGTTTCGTCAGGAAATTTTTTTGATATTCTCATCATCGATACAGGGCATGGAATCTCCGAGAATGTACGGGGCAAGATCTTCCTCCCGTTTTTTACGACGAAAGAGAAGGGCACAGGCCTCGGCCTCGCAATTGTACACAAGATTGTCGTGTCCCACGGGGGAAGCATCTCCTTTCTCAGCACCGACAAAGGTACAACATTCAGGATACGGTTGCCGGCTGCTGCGTAA